In the genome of Gloeocapsa sp. PCC 73106, the window TTTAACCAAGTGCGTTCATCACTTCTTTTAGCTTGTTTAAGAAACTTTTTGGAAAGGTGGTTAAAGCCTGGGTAGCTTTCTCCTTTTGAGTAGAGCTCTTGACAATAGCTTAAGGCGTCATTCCAGACTACGCGAGCACATCCAAACAATTGAGACAAGTGGCTCTTTTGTTGGGAGGTAGGATATACTC includes:
- a CDS encoding helix-turn-helix domain-containing protein, translated to MKSRYNYRVYPTSQQKSHLSQLFGCARVVWNDALSYCQELYSKGESYPGFNHLSKKFLKQAKRSDERTWL